Proteins found in one Thermostichus vulcanus str. 'Rupite' genomic segment:
- a CDS encoding cysteine hydrolase family protein — protein MFRIPALPYDYEVPNLSQLALVIIDMQRDFLEPGGFGEILGNDVAQLGSIVPTLKGLLNFFRQNGLTVIHTLECHQPDLSDCPISKRKRGKGSLTIGDEGPMGRILIRGEAGNAIIPDLAPIEGEIVIHKPGKGAFYATELQDSLQKRGITHLFFTGVTTEVCVQTTMREANDRGYECLMVEDCTASYFPHFKQSTLDMVRAQGGIVGWTTSAQEIQKALSPNN, from the coding sequence ATGTTTCGGATCCCGGCCTTGCCCTATGACTATGAGGTTCCTAACCTGTCTCAGTTGGCTTTGGTCATCATCGATATGCAACGGGACTTTCTCGAACCCGGAGGGTTTGGAGAGATCTTAGGCAATGATGTTGCCCAACTGGGATCGATTGTGCCTACCTTGAAGGGGTTGCTGAACTTCTTTCGCCAAAACGGACTAACTGTCATCCACACCCTGGAATGCCATCAGCCAGATCTCTCTGATTGCCCCATCAGCAAACGCAAGCGCGGCAAAGGATCCCTGACAATTGGGGATGAAGGCCCCATGGGGCGGATCTTGATTCGAGGAGAAGCAGGCAACGCCATTATTCCAGATCTGGCCCCCATTGAGGGGGAGATTGTCATTCACAAGCCTGGCAAGGGGGCTTTCTACGCGACCGAACTGCAAGATAGTTTGCAGAAACGGGGGATCACCCATTTGTTCTTCACCGGAGTCACCACGGAAGTCTGTGTGCAAACCACCATGCGGGAAGCCAATGATCGGGGCTACGAATGTCTGATGGTGGAAGATTGCACCGCCAGTTATTTCCCACACTTTAAGCAATCTACCCTAGACATGGTTCGGGCGCAGGGAGGCATTGTCGGTTGGACGACCTCTGCTCAGGAAATCCAGAAGGCATTATCCCCAAATAATTAG
- a CDS encoding 2TM domain-containing protein: protein MTQYSQADVERILTRALSQRAQTETFTAQDLQEMASELGISQDVLEQAIHTEQPLESTSKPKPLLNEKHRKHQAKIRQTGIQYLMIGVFLTLINLFTAGRITWAVFPILGMGLGWGLKATSSVEELKIGCKKGEVSC from the coding sequence ATGACACAGTACTCACAAGCGGATGTGGAGCGAATCCTAACCCGTGCCCTTTCCCAACGTGCCCAAACAGAAACCTTTACGGCACAAGACCTTCAGGAAATGGCTTCTGAACTGGGAATTTCCCAAGATGTTTTGGAACAAGCCATTCATACTGAGCAACCCCTGGAGTCGACTTCAAAGCCTAAGCCTCTGTTGAATGAGAAGCACCGTAAACATCAAGCAAAAATTCGACAAACTGGGATCCAGTACTTGATGATCGGTGTTTTTTTGACCTTGATTAATCTGTTCACCGCAGGACGGATAACTTGGGCCGTTTTCCCCATTCTTGGCATGGGCTTAGGGTGGGGACTGAAAGCCACATCTTCGGTAGAGGAGCTGAAAATCGGGTGTAAAAAAGGGGAGGTTAGCTGCTAA